The genomic interval CACGATGAGCGGAATGGAGGCCAGGTGGCAGGGACTGAACAGGACGCTCGCCACGCCCCAGAGGAAACAGCCCAGGGCGGCCCACAGCAGGCCGCCGCTCATCCAGCCGTTGACGGCCAGAAAGAAGTCCTGAAGCACGCCGCTCACCTCGCTAGGGAAGTATCCACGCCCCCGGCGTCAGGCCGTCCAGCAGGCACGCGCCCTCCCGGGCCGCATCCAGTCACTTTCCGATCCAGCCCAGAACCTCGTCACGGGAAGGCGCCCGGCCCGTCACCTTGACCACGCCGTCCACGACCACGGCCGGAGTGCTCATGACCCCGTAGCGCATCATCTGCTGGAAGTCGGTGATCTTCTCCACGTCGGCATCGATTCCGGCGGCGGCCACGGCCTCACGGACCACCTTTTCGGCCTCCGCGCATTTGGGACAACCCGGCCCCAGAACCTTGATCTCCATTTTTCCCTCCGATGTTCGCGCCTCAGCGCGCCTTGCGGGTTTCCGCGATCACGTCGACCAGCGGACGGCCGTCCGGGGTTTGGGCCAGGGGATTCACCCGCACCAGCCCTTCCCAGGCCTCCAGGGCCCCGTCGCGGTCCTTGAGATCGTGCAACAGCACCACGCCCTTGTTGAAACGGGCGTTGTCGTGCCCCGGGTCCAGGGCCACAGCCTTGTCGAAGGCCGTCACCGCATCCCGGAACCGGCCGAGATCGCGGTACATGATGCCCAGGTCGGTCCAGACGTCCGGGTTCCTGGGGTCCAGCTTCAGGGCGGCCTCGTAGGCGGGCGCGGCCTTGTTCGGCTGATGGGTGTCGAAGGCCAGGTTGCCCAGCTCGATCCAGGCCGCCAGGTCGTCCGGCTTGGCCGCGACCTGCCGCTCCAGGATCGTGATCCGGGCCCGCTCCGCCTCGTGGCTCTCGTCCTCGGCCCGGGCCGCCGGAGTCTGGGTCTGGGCCGTGGGCGCGCTCCCGGCCTTGTCCGCGCGGTAGGCGTCCACGAACACCGTCCCGGCGTAGAAGCCCACCAGCAGGGCTGCCAAAGCGGTGAGCAGCAGTTCCGGCCACCCGAACCGCTTGGCCTGTTTCGTCTGCGTCGGCTGTTTCATCCTCATGCTCCTCGTCGATGTGCGGAAATGTGCGCGGAACAGACCGCGCCGCCCCGCCCAAGCAAAACCCGTACCCCAGAAAAAACACCATCTTTCCAGCGTGTTGGTCTGAATGACGGGGAGTTGTGCAAAACTTTTTCGTGCAGCATGCGCAAGTTCCCGCACATCCTCAGAGCACGAGGTTGAAGAGCCAGCCCACCAGCAGGACGCCACCGCCGACCACGCCCAGGAAGGCGGCGATGAGCCGGGGCTTGAGCACCTTGCGCAGGATGACCACCTCCGGCAGGGACAGGGCGATCACCGACATCATGAAGGCCAGCACCGTGCCCAGGGCCGCGCCCTTGCCCAGCAGGGCCTCCACCACGGGCACGATGCCCGCCGCGTTGGAATACATGGGGATGCCCACGGCCACGGCGGCCGGAACGCTCCACCAGGCGGCCTTGCCCATGATCCCGGCCATGAAGCCCTCGGGCACGTAGCCGTGGATGCCCGCGCCGACCGCGATGCCCGCCACCACGTAGATCCAGACCCGGCCCAGGATGTCGCGCACGGCCATGAGGCCGTAGGCCACCCGCTGGCGGAAGGTCTTCTCCTCCTCGGCGGGGCCCTCTCCGGCGCGGATCGTCCGCACCCAGTCCTCCACGTGATTCTCCAGCCCGAGCCTGCCGATGACCCAGCCCGCGACCACGGCCACGGCCAGGCCCGTGCCCATGTACAGGGCGGCCACCTTCCAGCCCAGCAGGCCGTAAAGCAGGACCACCGCGATCTCGTTGATCATGGGCGCGGAGATGAGGAAGGAGAAGGTCACGCCCAGGGGCACCCCGGCGGTGACGAAGCCGATGAACAGCGGCACGGCCGAGCAGGAGCAAAAGGGGGTGACGATGCCCAGACAGGCTGCCAGGACGTTGCCCACGGACTCTCGCCGCCCGGCCAAAAGCTTGCGGGTGCGTTCCGGGGTGAAGAAGGAGCGGACGATGCCCACGCCGAAGACCACCAGGGTCAGCAACAGGAGCACCTTGGGCGTGTCGTAGAGGAAGAACTCCACGGACGAGAAGAGACGCGTCCCCGGCTCCACTCCGGGTATCCGGGACGTGAGCCAGGAGGCCGCCCCCTGCAGGTTGCGGTAGACCAGGAACCAGAGCGCCAGCGCCGCCAGGCCCAGCAGCCATTCGACCGGGCTCAGGCCGCTCCTGTCCGCCTTCTTCGTCATCTTGGAGCCCGCGCAGCAGGCCCCGCTCATGGGCAGATCCTTCATCGTCGTCCTCAGGCCAGTTGGGTGATGCGTTCCAGGGCGCCCTGGCGCAGGTGGGCGTCCACGCAGGAAATGAACCCCGGCACGCAGGCCAGGGCCAGCCGATAGAACACGTTCGCGCCTTCCTTGCGCGACTCCACCACCCCGGCCTCGCGCAGCACGGCCAGATGCTTGGACACCGTGGACACGTCCGCGCCCACCAGGGCGGTCAGGTCGCAGACGCATCGTTCGCCCTTGGCCAGGGCGTCCACCATGAGCAGCCGGGCCGGGTGGCCCAGGGCCTTGAACACGGCCGCGCGGGCCTCGTAGCGTTGCATTTCGTCAGGCATGGGGCTCCTCGTTTGTCTATTTGGCAAAATAGCCAAAAATATCCCGTTGTCAAGGCCCGGGTTCTGGGGCATGGTTTTTCCCGCGCATGCCCGCGCCCCAACGTCCCGCGCCCGAGGAACCCGATGAAGACCAAGGAAATATTCCGCTGTTCGGCCTGCGGCGGCCAGTCCCCGCGCTGGCAGGGCCAATGCCCGTCCTGCGGGGAATGGAACACCCTCGCCGCGGTGGAGGTGGCCAAAAAGACCGGCCGCGCCGCCGGGCGTTCCGCCTCCGCCCCCCTGCTCCTGGAGGAGGTCGACGCGATCGACCTCACGGCCCGGGGCACGGGCTTCGCGGCCCTGGACGCCGTGCTCGGCAAGGGGCTCGTTCCCGGCGGGGCCGTGCTCCTGGGCGGCGAGCCGGGCATCGGCAAGTCCACCCTGCTGCTCCAACTGGCCGGACGACAGGCCGCCCTGGGCCGCAAGGCCGTCTATCTCTCCGGCGAGGAGAGTCTGCCCCAGCTCAAGGCCCGCGCCGAGCGCCTGGGTCTGCTCGGCCCCGGCCTCCTGGCCCTCTCCTCCACCCGCACCGAGGACGCCCTGGCCGTGCTGGCCGACCCCGAGCCGCCGGATCTGCTCATCGTGGATTCGGTGCAGACCCTGGCCTCGCCCCAGGCCGACGGCATCCCCGGCAGCGTCTCCCAGGTCCGGGCCGTGTCCGGCGAACTGGTGGAGGCTGTGAAGAAGACCGGCGCGACCCTCGTGCTCGTGGGCCACGTGACCAAGGATGGCCAGATCGCCGGCCCCAAGCTTCTGGAGCACATGGTGGACACCGTGCTCTACCTGGAGGGCGACCGCCAGCTGGCCGCCCGGCTCCTGCGCGTGCTCAAGAACCGCTTCGGCCCCAGCGACGAGCTGGTGGTCTTCACCATGCGCGAACAGGGCCTGGAGATCGTGGACGATCCCTCGACCTTCTTCCTCTCGGCCCGCGACGCCTCCCTGCCCGGCACGGCGGTCGCCCTGGCCGTGGACGGCCAGCGGCCCTTCGCCGTGGAGCTCCAGGCCCTGGCGTCGAAAACCTACCTGGCCATTCCCCGGCGGGTGGCCCTGGGCTTCGACACGAACCGCCTGAACCTGCTCCTGGCCGTGGTCGAGCGGCGGCTGCGGCTCAATCTGGCCCAGTCCGACATCTACGCCAAGACCGGCGCGGGCCTGGCCCTGCGCGACCCGGGCATGGACCTGGCCCTGGTGGCGGCGGTCCTCTCCTCGTTCTACGACCGGCCCCTGCCCGAGGCGGCCGTGTTCTGGGGCGAGGTGGACCTCAACGGCCAGGTGCGCCCGGCCCCGGGCCACGAGGTCCGGCTGCGCCAGGCCCAGCGCCTGGGCTATGAGCCCGTGCATCCCGGAGTCTGCAAGACCCTCGTGGACGTGCAGCGGAAGCTGTTCGGAAGAGGGGAGTAGGAGGGATGCGGGGGCTCCGGCCCCGGCCCCCCGCCAGGGTCCGGCGGACCCTGGACCCGGCATGAAAAGAGAGAAGAAAGTGGGAATAGAAACCGAGGCGGTGCTGGAGGAGGCCGGGAAGCTGGGACTGGTCCTGGATGGGGACCAAGCCGGGAAGCTGGCGGCCTATCTGGAGTTGCTGGAAAAGTGGAACCGGCTCACCAACCTGGTGGGCCCCCGGGAATGGCGCGCCATGTTCGCCACCCTGGTGGTGGACAGCATCCACCTGGCGGGATTCCTGGAAGGGCTGGCGCTGCCCGAGGCCCCGCGATGCCTGGACCTGGGCGCGGGCGCGGGCCTGCCTGGGATTCCGCTGCGAGTGTTGTGGGAACGGGGGGAGTACCATCTGGTGGAGGTGCGCGAGAAGCGCATCACCTTCCTGCGCCTCGCCCTGGGCACGCTCAAGCTGCCAGGAACCTTCGTGTTTGGAGGCAGGGCCGAGGACGCGGCCCAAAAGCTGGGTCCGGCCGACCTCGTGCTGAGCCGGGCCTTCATGCCCTGGACCGAGCTCCTGCCCCTGGCCCGGCCCATGCTCGCCCCGGGCGGCCGGGTGGCGATCCTGGCCAACGAGCCCGCGCCGGAGCTGCCGGAGGCATGGCG from Desulfovibrio aminophilus DSM 12254 carries:
- a CDS encoding thioredoxin family protein, coding for MEIKVLGPGCPKCAEAEKVVREAVAAAGIDADVEKITDFQQMMRYGVMSTPAVVVDGVVKVTGRAPSRDEVLGWIGK
- a CDS encoding tetratricopeptide repeat protein translates to MKQPTQTKQAKRFGWPELLLTALAALLVGFYAGTVFVDAYRADKAGSAPTAQTQTPAARAEDESHEAERARITILERQVAAKPDDLAAWIELGNLAFDTHQPNKAAPAYEAALKLDPRNPDVWTDLGIMYRDLGRFRDAVTAFDKAVALDPGHDNARFNKGVVLLHDLKDRDGALEAWEGLVRVNPLAQTPDGRPLVDVIAETRKAR
- a CDS encoding permease encodes the protein MKDLPMSGACCAGSKMTKKADRSGLSPVEWLLGLAALALWFLVYRNLQGAASWLTSRIPGVEPGTRLFSSVEFFLYDTPKVLLLLTLVVFGVGIVRSFFTPERTRKLLAGRRESVGNVLAACLGIVTPFCSCSAVPLFIGFVTAGVPLGVTFSFLISAPMINEIAVVLLYGLLGWKVAALYMGTGLAVAVVAGWVIGRLGLENHVEDWVRTIRAGEGPAEEEKTFRQRVAYGLMAVRDILGRVWIYVVAGIAVGAGIHGYVPEGFMAGIMGKAAWWSVPAAVAVGIPMYSNAAGIVPVVEALLGKGAALGTVLAFMMSVIALSLPEVVILRKVLKPRLIAAFLGVVGGGVLLVGWLFNLVL
- a CDS encoding ArsR/SmtB family transcription factor; translation: MPDEMQRYEARAAVFKALGHPARLLMVDALAKGERCVCDLTALVGADVSTVSKHLAVLREAGVVESRKEGANVFYRLALACVPGFISCVDAHLRQGALERITQLA
- the radA gene encoding DNA repair protein RadA: MKTKEIFRCSACGGQSPRWQGQCPSCGEWNTLAAVEVAKKTGRAAGRSASAPLLLEEVDAIDLTARGTGFAALDAVLGKGLVPGGAVLLGGEPGIGKSTLLLQLAGRQAALGRKAVYLSGEESLPQLKARAERLGLLGPGLLALSSTRTEDALAVLADPEPPDLLIVDSVQTLASPQADGIPGSVSQVRAVSGELVEAVKKTGATLVLVGHVTKDGQIAGPKLLEHMVDTVLYLEGDRQLAARLLRVLKNRFGPSDELVVFTMREQGLEIVDDPSTFFLSARDASLPGTAVALAVDGQRPFAVELQALASKTYLAIPRRVALGFDTNRLNLLLAVVERRLRLNLAQSDIYAKTGAGLALRDPGMDLALVAAVLSSFYDRPLPEAAVFWGEVDLNGQVRPAPGHEVRLRQAQRLGYEPVHPGVCKTLVDVQRKLFGRGE
- the rsmG gene encoding 16S rRNA (guanine(527)-N(7))-methyltransferase RsmG, coding for MKREKKVGIETEAVLEEAGKLGLVLDGDQAGKLAAYLELLEKWNRLTNLVGPREWRAMFATLVVDSIHLAGFLEGLALPEAPRCLDLGAGAGLPGIPLRVLWERGEYHLVEVREKRITFLRLALGTLKLPGTFVFGGRAEDAAQKLGPADLVLSRAFMPWTELLPLARPMLAPGGRVAILANEPAPELPEAWRLEAEREYDVAGKSRYFWSVLPASSSM